One segment of Atribacterota bacterium DNA contains the following:
- a CDS encoding 2Fe-2S iron-sulfur cluster-binding protein, translating into MRIKEHPILHFQPGQKVAFTFEGQKMEGYDNEPIAAALVAAG; encoded by the coding sequence ATGAGAATCAAAGAACACCCTATTTTACACTTCCAGCCTGGCCAGAAGGTCGCCTTCACCTTCGAAGGCCAGAAGATGGAAGGGTATGACAACGAACCTATTGCCGCAGCCTTAGTAGCAGCAGGC
- a CDS encoding FAD-dependent oxidoreductase, with protein MFISKADVVIIGGGVIGTSIFYHLAKNNMNAVLLEKETIASGTSGACEGIIFLQTKKPGIHLKMAIKSAEIFKHLKEELDYDIEYISNGAMVVIPDQVQYDTMKKFVREQSNNGLDVKLLNSREARNKQPELSNSIAGATYCSADGQVNPIRLAYGFAEAGQRYKNARIYNHTKVQGIKIRDNKIESIVTDRGRINTNLVVNAAGIYAPQIGAMVNLDIPIRPRRGQLLVTEEIPDIVNGVLCTSNYIACKYNPEIKNDDGAGLTVESTASGNYLVGATREFVGFNSQVTYSGIECIAKNIVCLIPAFKNIAIIRCFAGLRPYTEDGLPILGEVEGIDGFIMAAGHEGDGIALSPITGKLISELVIEGKSSMSLESFQLSRFKTKCKELLAERYI; from the coding sequence ATGTTTATTTCAAAAGCAGATGTTGTTATTATTGGTGGCGGGGTAATTGGAACTTCAATATTTTACCATCTGGCAAAAAATAATATGAATGCAGTTCTTCTAGAAAAAGAAACTATTGCCAGTGGTACTTCTGGAGCATGTGAAGGTATTATTTTTCTTCAAACCAAAAAACCCGGAATCCATCTTAAAATGGCGATAAAAAGTGCTGAGATATTTAAACATTTAAAAGAAGAGCTGGACTATGATATTGAATATATCTCTAATGGAGCGATGGTGGTGATACCTGATCAAGTTCAATATGATACAATGAAAAAGTTTGTACGAGAGCAATCCAACAATGGATTAGATGTAAAATTATTGAATTCCAGAGAAGCAAGAAATAAGCAACCTGAATTGTCTAATTCAATTGCTGGAGCTACTTATTGTTCTGCCGATGGGCAGGTTAATCCAATTAGGCTAGCTTATGGATTTGCAGAAGCAGGACAAAGGTATAAAAATGCCAGAATATACAATCATACTAAAGTTCAAGGGATAAAAATAAGAGATAACAAGATTGAAAGCATTGTAACTGATAGGGGAAGAATTAATACCAATCTGGTAGTTAATGCAGCAGGGATTTATGCACCACAAATTGGAGCAATGGTGAATCTAGACATTCCTATCAGACCAAGAAGAGGGCAACTGTTAGTCACAGAAGAAATTCCGGATATAGTGAATGGAGTTCTTTGTACTTCCAATTATATTGCTTGTAAATATAATCCTGAAATTAAAAATGATGATGGTGCAGGCCTTACTGTTGAATCAACTGCTAGTGGTAATTATTTAGTTGGTGCCACCAGAGAATTTGTAGGATTTAATTCCCAGGTAACTTATAGTGGAATTGAATGTATCGCCAAGAATATTGTGTGTTTAATTCCAGCATTTAAGAATATTGCCATCATAAGATGTTTTGCCGGATTAAGACCTTATACTGAGGATGGTTTACCTATTTTAGGAGAAGTAGAAGGAATTGATGGTTTTATAATGGCAGCAGGACATGAAGGTGACGGAATAGCACTTTCTCCTATTACTGGTAAATTAATTTCAGAGTTAGTTATTGAAGGCAAAAGTAGCATGTCTTTAGAATCTTTTCAATTGTCCAGATTTAAGACAAAATGTAAGGAATTATTAGCGGAAAGGTATATTTAA
- a CDS encoding aspartate/glutamate racemase family protein, whose amino-acid sequence MEANLSEGKKKTIIGVIKLDTKFRRIQGDIGNPRTWNFPVIYQIMEGIFPERAVYYTDSELLVKAIETAKILEKKGVNGITTSCGFLGKFQKEISNSVQIPVFTSSLLQIPLIYNLLNKDRKIGVLTANYKSLTKEHLVGSGIKNIPLVIKGMDDYKYFQRVFVKDQLANFNRERVKTEIIDAAIDLRDSCDELGAVVLECTNMSPYAYDMQKYIDLPVFDMCSLMQWMYNGLVKQKFNEIE is encoded by the coding sequence ATGGAAGCCAATTTATCTGAAGGTAAGAAGAAGACGATTATTGGTGTAATTAAATTGGATACTAAATTCCGGCGTATACAGGGTGATATTGGTAATCCAAGAACCTGGAATTTTCCGGTTATATATCAGATAATGGAGGGAATTTTTCCGGAAAGAGCAGTTTATTACACTGATTCTGAACTATTAGTAAAAGCAATAGAAACTGCTAAAATACTAGAAAAAAAAGGTGTTAATGGGATTACCACTAGCTGTGGCTTTTTAGGAAAATTTCAAAAGGAAATAAGTAATAGTGTTCAAATACCCGTTTTCACTTCCAGTTTATTACAAATACCCTTGATATATAATCTCTTAAATAAAGATAGAAAAATAGGAGTTTTAACTGCAAATTATAAATCTTTAACTAAAGAGCATCTGGTTGGTAGTGGTATAAAAAACATACCTCTAGTAATAAAAGGCATGGATGATTATAAGTATTTTCAAAGGGTATTTGTGAAAGATCAACTGGCAAATTTTAATAGAGAAAGAGTAAAAACTGAAATTATAGATGCAGCAATTGATTTAAGGGATTCTTGTGATGAGCTTGGTGCGGTAGTCTTAGAGTGTACCAATATGTCGCCTTATGCCTATGATATGCAAAAATATATTGACTTGCCAGTGTTTGATATGTGTTCATTAATGCAGTGGATGTATAATGGTTTGGTTAAACAAAAATTTAACGAGATAGAATAA
- a CDS encoding TRAP transporter permease yields the protein MREFKGWQNWLIGGWLVTISIFQLYTAFFGIMQPRFQRGIHLLFLLPIAFILFPATSKSPKDRITFFDGLFAVLAILPPLFLMISDQRLTYRLQFIEPVLTIELVLGVINIILLLEAIRRAVVPAMSVLIGLFFIYLFISPSLPGVFYNKVVPLTEVIEMQYLMTEEGIYGSITGVSATFVALFVIFGAFMEHTRTGEFFTNLACRVAGTSPGGPAKIAVISSGLFGSISGVAAANVYATGTFTIPLMKRMGYRKQFAGAVEAAASTGGMLMPPVMGAGAFVMAEITGISYVKIIVAAALGAILYYISIGMRVHFIAVRDNLKGLSKDQVLSVKDLIRDSYLLIPLVGLVYMLLTGYSPFMAAAIAILTSFAISFCKKETMMNPHRLWSTLKLAGKNMVMIALACAGAGMVVSIVTHTGLGLGIAAVITNWSKGILFPALLLIMLTSLILGMGLPCTPAYIIAITIGGPALSALGCDLLASHLFVFYFAILASVTPPVCIAAYCGAAIAESEPLRTGWEALKLALVGFFIPYVFIYNPALLMQGTVVEIITVFLLLLISTYFLASSLSNFFFQKLKYWQRALIFLIGLFLFFINIVPSFYDTVLAGVLAIMFLIYLVFKRLNIIKEKKKTFLEPSS from the coding sequence ATGAGAGAATTTAAAGGATGGCAAAATTGGCTCATTGGAGGATGGTTGGTCACGATTTCTATTTTTCAACTATACACAGCTTTTTTTGGTATTATGCAACCTCGTTTCCAAAGAGGCATTCATTTATTATTCCTTTTACCTATTGCCTTTATTTTATTTCCAGCAACATCAAAATCTCCAAAAGATCGAATAACATTTTTTGATGGTTTATTTGCAGTTCTGGCCATTCTACCTCCATTATTCCTTATGATTTCGGATCAAAGATTAACCTATCGCTTACAATTTATAGAGCCTGTGTTAACTATTGAATTGGTTTTAGGAGTTATAAACATTATTTTGTTGTTAGAAGCAATTCGTAGGGCAGTAGTTCCTGCTATGTCAGTACTTATTGGATTATTTTTTATTTATTTATTTATATCCCCATCTCTTCCGGGAGTTTTTTATAATAAAGTGGTGCCATTAACAGAAGTAATTGAAATGCAATATTTAATGACCGAGGAAGGAATATATGGTTCAATTACAGGAGTTTCTGCTACTTTTGTGGCACTTTTTGTTATATTTGGAGCCTTTATGGAACATACCCGCACTGGTGAATTTTTTACCAATCTTGCTTGTAGGGTTGCCGGTACAAGCCCTGGAGGACCTGCTAAGATTGCCGTTATAAGTAGTGGATTGTTTGGCTCTATAAGCGGAGTTGCCGCTGCTAATGTTTATGCTACCGGCACCTTCACGATTCCTTTAATGAAGAGGATGGGATACCGGAAACAGTTTGCCGGAGCAGTAGAAGCAGCTGCGTCTACTGGAGGTATGCTTATGCCGCCGGTAATGGGTGCTGGCGCCTTTGTAATGGCTGAAATTACCGGTATCTCTTATGTAAAAATTATTGTAGCAGCAGCATTGGGAGCCATTCTTTATTATATTAGCATAGGTATGCGGGTACATTTTATTGCGGTTCGCGATAATCTTAAGGGTTTAAGCAAAGATCAGGTGCTGTCAGTTAAAGATTTAATAAGAGATTCTTATCTGTTAATTCCATTAGTTGGCTTGGTTTATATGCTGTTGACTGGATACTCTCCGTTTATGGCAGCAGCTATAGCTATATTGACCTCTTTTGCTATTAGCTTTTGTAAGAAAGAAACCATGATGAATCCTCATCGACTCTGGAGTACCCTAAAATTAGCAGGTAAAAATATGGTTATGATTGCACTTGCTTGTGCTGGAGCAGGAATGGTAGTTTCTATTGTTACTCACACTGGCTTAGGACTAGGTATTGCTGCTGTTATTACTAATTGGTCTAAAGGAATATTGTTTCCAGCATTATTGCTGATTATGCTTACTTCTCTTATCCTGGGTATGGGGTTACCATGTACTCCGGCATATATTATTGCCATTACTATTGGTGGACCGGCGTTATCTGCTTTAGGGTGTGATTTATTGGCTTCTCACTTATTTGTATTTTATTTTGCCATTCTTGCCAGTGTTACACCACCCGTATGTATTGCAGCATATTGTGGAGCGGCAATTGCTGAATCTGAACCTTTAAGAACTGGTTGGGAAGCTTTAAAATTAGCTCTGGTTGGATTTTTTATTCCCTATGTTTTTATTTATAATCCAGCTCTTTTGATGCAGGGAACAGTGGTGGAAATAATAACAGTATTTTTATTATTACTGATATCAACTTATTTTCTAGCTTCCAGTTTATCTAATTTTTTCTTTCAAAAGTTAAAATATTGGCAGAGAGCTCTTATTTTTTTAATTGGTCTCTTTTTATTTTTTATAAATATTGTCCCTTCGTTCTATGATACGGTTTTGGCTGGCGTACTAGCAATCATGTTTTTGATATATTTGGTTTTCAAACGGCTAAATATTATAAAAGAGAAGAAAAAAACTTTTTTAGAACCCAGTTCTTAA
- a CDS encoding TAXI family TRAP transporter solute-binding subunit — MFRKYFLKTILLIFILSFCISSVAWAEKSNPEFDPITMTWVAGGVGGGWYIQAGGLAQLINGVEPKITIKVVPGGGLVNPVRVATHKDDLGWGITFVDKAAYDGTPPLYEEAYPDVRAMGAIFGIYNIHFVAAVNEGIETIEALMQMVKDGKAVKVAAPMKGTSDLPIIETIFDFYGLSLEDVEKAGGKVFHAVYADMISLYKDQHVDYVFTHLSIPAAAVTEMTVSRDSIILAASNDLIDYCNETLGTVARESGLCVIPANTYKGQEIDVPVVVSAGELLVNKDVADAIVYTILKIFDENIEQVYQIDKTNKYFIPEDGWKNVAVPLHSGAEKFYKDAGYMD; from the coding sequence ATGTTTAGAAAATATTTCTTGAAAACAATACTGTTGATTTTTATTCTTAGTTTTTGTATTAGCTCTGTTGCTTGGGCGGAAAAGTCAAATCCGGAATTTGATCCAATTACCATGACCTGGGTTGCCGGTGGTGTCGGAGGTGGATGGTATATTCAAGCAGGAGGACTAGCCCAACTTATAAATGGAGTAGAACCAAAAATTACGATTAAAGTAGTACCTGGAGGTGGCTTGGTAAATCCGGTTAGAGTTGCCACACACAAGGATGATTTAGGATGGGGTATTACTTTTGTTGATAAAGCAGCTTATGATGGCACACCACCCTTATACGAAGAGGCTTATCCTGATGTTCGAGCAATGGGAGCTATTTTTGGAATATATAATATTCATTTTGTTGCAGCAGTCAATGAGGGTATTGAAACTATTGAAGCATTGATGCAAATGGTTAAAGACGGAAAAGCTGTTAAGGTTGCTGCTCCTATGAAGGGAACCTCAGATTTACCAATAATTGAGACTATTTTTGATTTTTATGGTCTTTCTTTAGAAGATGTTGAAAAAGCAGGAGGAAAGGTCTTTCATGCTGTATATGCAGATATGATTAGTCTGTATAAGGATCAACATGTAGATTATGTCTTTACGCATTTATCTATTCCTGCTGCTGCAGTTACCGAGATGACAGTAAGCAGGGATTCCATAATACTTGCTGCCTCTAATGACTTAATTGATTATTGCAATGAAACACTGGGAACAGTTGCCAGAGAAAGTGGTCTATGTGTTATTCCTGCAAATACTTATAAAGGTCAGGAGATTGATGTTCCTGTTGTGGTTTCCGCTGGAGAACTGTTGGTTAATAAAGATGTAGCAGATGCAATTGTGTACACTATATTGAAGATATTTGATGAAAATATTGAGCAGGTATATCAAATTGATAAGACAAATAAATATTTTATTCCTGAAGATGGCTGGAAGAATGTAGCAGTTCCATTGCATTCTGGTGCTGAAAAGTTCTACAAAGATGCAGGATATATGGATTAA
- the dapA gene encoding 4-hydroxy-tetrahydrodipicolinate synthase, translating into MRITGSWVAIPTPFQENGQIDMEKFKPIIDFQHNYGTNGLLVLGSAGESSMLSKEEKKQIIQFVVGYTRNKIPVLVGTTGSNTQDTIEMTKYARMIGADGALIAMPSYVKPPQDDLYFFLKTVSDQVDIPIVVYNNPTRVGVNIKPETALKMTSNIKNIVALKEAMPDVSQLIKVQMGMARKIDVLTCDAPPYSIILPNLALGGSGTTNITGNLIPEEFAQLSRPWQKYEDMINSRELVFKYFPLMEICYSVTNPVVIKAGLNILGLPGGNPRLPLRPLDGDKLKQLKEIMEKLGVIKKYKV; encoded by the coding sequence ATGAGAATAACAGGCTCATGGGTAGCAATTCCTACTCCTTTTCAGGAAAATGGGCAAATTGATATGGAAAAATTTAAGCCAATTATTGATTTTCAGCATAATTATGGAACTAATGGTTTGTTAGTTTTAGGCTCTGCAGGTGAATCATCAATGTTATCAAAAGAAGAGAAAAAACAGATTATACAATTTGTTGTTGGATATACTCGTAATAAAATACCTGTATTGGTAGGGACCACCGGTTCAAATACTCAGGATACAATTGAAATGACTAAATATGCCCGGATGATTGGAGCTGATGGTGCTTTAATAGCAATGCCTTCTTATGTTAAACCACCTCAGGATGACCTATATTTTTTTTTAAAGACAGTATCTGATCAGGTTGATATTCCTATAGTAGTTTACAATAATCCAACCAGAGTAGGGGTAAATATCAAGCCAGAAACTGCCTTAAAAATGACTAGTAATATAAAAAATATTGTTGCTTTAAAAGAAGCAATGCCGGATGTAAGTCAGTTGATTAAAGTACAGATGGGTATGGCAAGGAAAATAGATGTTTTGACCTGTGATGCACCACCTTATTCCATCATTTTACCGAATCTGGCTTTAGGCGGATCAGGGACTACCAATATTACCGGAAATCTAATTCCGGAAGAATTTGCTCAGTTATCCCGCCCCTGGCAAAAATATGAAGATATGATAAATTCAAGGGAATTAGTGTTCAAATATTTCCCTCTGATGGAAATTTGTTATTCAGTTACAAATCCAGTAGTAATTAAAGCGGGATTAAACATATTGGGACTGCCAGGAGGAAACCCCAGGCTTCCCTTGCGTCCTCTTGATGGAGATAAATTAAAACAATTAAAGGAGATAATGGAAAAGCTTGGTGTAATCAAAAAGTATAAAGTGTAA
- a CDS encoding RidA family protein, whose protein sequence is MSRKIINTKKAPSAIGPYSQAIKFNNLVFVSGQIAINPDSNEFVNGNITSQTKQVIENIKAILEAAGSSLQNVLKVTIFITDMKDFDSINKIYSEYFNTSLPARVCVEVPNLPKGAKIEMEAIAIC, encoded by the coding sequence ATAAGTCGAAAGATTATAAATACCAAAAAGGCTCCATCCGCTATTGGTCCTTATTCACAAGCAATTAAATTTAATAATTTGGTTTTTGTTTCTGGACAAATCGCTATTAATCCGGATAGCAATGAGTTCGTGAACGGCAATATTACCAGCCAAACAAAGCAAGTGATTGAGAATATCAAAGCAATTTTAGAGGCTGCTGGAAGTTCTTTGCAAAATGTTTTAAAGGTTACTATTTTTATTACAGATATGAAAGATTTTGATAGCATAAATAAGATTTATTCGGAATATTTTAATACCAGTTTACCGGCGCGAGTATGTGTTGAAGTACCTAATTTACCAAAGGGAGCAAAAATTGAAATGGAAGCCATTGCTATCTGCTAA
- a CDS encoding PAS domain-containing protein: MNPILEKFVPVAKGIARAFGKNCEVILHDVQDLEHSIVLIENGHITGRQVGAPMTDLGLYFLTSDLFNDIDYVASYQTESKDGKKLKSTSIFIRDNNRKIVGFLCINFNIEPMINISREIDEFCNVNNNLNSVENIIKEEREESFSHSLDDLMERLFSKAQQRIGKEINKMQKEDKIEMVRYLQKHGIFLVKDAIDRLAEKLNVSRFTIYNYLAEIKPEHDSEKKLL; this comes from the coding sequence ATGAATCCTATCCTGGAAAAATTTGTTCCAGTAGCCAAGGGTATTGCCCGGGCTTTTGGAAAAAATTGTGAAGTTATCCTTCATGATGTACAAGATCTTGAGCATTCCATAGTATTAATTGAAAATGGACATATAACCGGACGACAAGTTGGAGCACCCATGACTGATTTAGGTTTATATTTTCTAACCTCAGATCTCTTTAATGACATTGATTATGTAGCTAGTTATCAAACAGAAAGTAAAGATGGAAAAAAGTTAAAATCCACAAGTATTTTTATTCGTGATAACAATAGAAAAATTGTTGGTTTTTTATGCATTAATTTTAATATAGAACCAATGATAAATATTTCCAGGGAAATAGATGAATTTTGTAATGTCAATAATAATTTGAATAGTGTAGAAAATATTATAAAGGAAGAAAGAGAAGAATCCTTTTCCCATTCCCTGGATGATTTGATGGAACGATTATTTTCTAAAGCTCAACAGAGGATAGGAAAAGAAATAAATAAAATGCAAAAAGAAGATAAAATAGAAATGGTTCGATATTTACAGAAACATGGAATATTTTTAGTAAAAGATGCCATTGATCGATTGGCTGAAAAATTAAATGTTTCCCGTTTTACAATCTATAATTATCTTGCTGAAATAAAACCAGAACATGATAGTGAGAAAAAATTACTTTAA
- the dapB gene encoding 4-hydroxy-tetrahydrodipicolinate reductase encodes MNRIVVCGGCGKMASLAGSYIYDDQSLQLVGIIESPSHPACGKDWGEVMGKKKNNIMVESNLERVIDRSEAVVDFTNPEVSLTHLSICEAYKKAMVIGTTGFTENQINRIKHSAKSIPIVLSPNMALGVNLLFELVRKVSSLLDESYDIEIVETHHRYKKDAPSGTAKKVAEIIAQERKINLEEKAIYGRFGNIGQRREGEIGIHSIRAGNINGEHTIIFNSSGERLELCHKAYGREAFAQGTLKAIHFILNKQRGLFSMKEVLNL; translated from the coding sequence ATGAATCGGATTGTGGTATGTGGGGGATGTGGTAAAATGGCTTCTCTGGCAGGCAGCTATATTTATGATGATCAGTCGCTGCAGTTAGTTGGGATTATCGAATCACCATCTCATCCTGCTTGTGGAAAAGATTGGGGAGAGGTAATGGGTAAGAAGAAAAACAATATCATGGTGGAGAGTAATCTGGAAAGGGTGATTGATAGAAGTGAAGCAGTGGTTGATTTCACTAATCCAGAAGTAAGTTTAACTCATCTATCGATCTGTGAGGCTTATAAAAAAGCGATGGTTATCGGTACAACCGGTTTTACTGAAAATCAGATTAATAGGATTAAGCATTCTGCAAAGTCAATTCCAATTGTACTTTCACCTAATATGGCACTGGGTGTGAATTTATTATTTGAGCTGGTAAGAAAAGTTTCTTCTTTGTTAGATGAAAGTTATGACATTGAGATTGTTGAAACTCACCATCGCTATAAAAAAGATGCTCCCAGTGGGACTGCTAAAAAAGTAGCTGAGATTATTGCTCAAGAGAGAAAGATTAACTTAGAAGAGAAGGCAATATATGGGAGATTTGGAAATATTGGACAGAGAAGAGAAGGAGAAATTGGTATTCACTCCATTAGAGCCGGCAATATAAATGGAGAACATACCATTATCTTTAATTCTAGTGGTGAAAGATTAGAGCTATGCCATAAAGCCTATGGCAGGGAAGCCTTTGCTCAAGGAACATTGAAGGCAATTCATTTTATTTTAAATAAGCAAAGAGGATTGTTTTCAATGAAAGAAGTATTAAATTTATAA
- the dapA gene encoding 4-hydroxy-tetrahydrodipicolinate synthase has translation MFSGSIVALITPFDEHNQIDEKGIKKLVEFHINNGTNAIVPCGTTGESPTLTHEEHKKVIELTIKAVAGRVPVIAGTGSNSTAETLDLTASARDMGSNGVLLVVPYYNKPTQRGLYIHFKTIVEQIDIPAIIYNIPSRAGVNLLPSTLAELAELKNIVAVKEASGNLEQMAEIMYLCGDKITLLSGDDKIIPPVMSIGGKGVISVVANIIPDKVSSMIKAYLEGNSQEALEIFQKVVYPLSRVMFYETNPIPVKTAARLIGLPAGDLRLPLVDMEENNFKKLKEDLKRFGLLEE, from the coding sequence ATGTTTAGTGGTTCGATTGTGGCTCTGATTACTCCCTTTGATGAGCACAATCAAATTGATGAGAAGGGGATTAAAAAATTAGTAGAGTTTCACATTAATAATGGGACTAATGCTATTGTACCATGTGGGACAACGGGTGAATCCCCCACTCTTACACATGAGGAGCATAAGAAGGTAATTGAATTAACTATTAAAGCAGTTGCAGGCAGGGTACCGGTAATTGCAGGCACTGGTTCTAATTCTACTGCTGAGACCCTAGACCTCACTGCTAGTGCTCGGGATATGGGCTCTAACGGAGTGTTGTTGGTGGTGCCTTATTACAATAAACCAACTCAGAGAGGTCTTTATATACATTTTAAGACTATTGTAGAACAGATTGATATTCCGGCGATTATCTATAATATACCTTCTCGTGCCGGTGTAAATCTATTACCCTCTACCCTGGCTGAATTAGCTGAGCTTAAAAATATTGTAGCTGTAAAAGAAGCTAGCGGTAATCTGGAGCAGATGGCTGAAATAATGTACCTTTGTGGAGATAAGATAACTCTATTATCTGGAGATGATAAGATTATTCCTCCAGTAATGTCTATTGGAGGGAAAGGTGTTATTTCAGTAGTAGCCAATATCATACCGGATAAGGTTTCCTCTATGATTAAGGCATATCTGGAAGGAAATTCTCAAGAGGCACTGGAAATATTCCAGAAAGTAGTTTACCCCTTAAGTCGTGTCATGTTTTATGAAACTAATCCTATTCCGGTAAAAACTGCAGCCCGCTTAATAGGATTACCAGCAGGAGACCTGCGCCTTCCTTTAGTAGATATGGAGGAGAATAATTTTAAAAAATTAAAAGAAGATTTGAAGAGATTTGGATTACTGGAGGAATAG
- a CDS encoding aspartate kinase: MRVVVKFGGTSIQNTERIEKATQSVIKKLRNGNEVLVVVSAMGDTTDYLISLLSGVTKSGYDRQDYSEFVSFGERMSARLMFTALKANGIKTFVFDPIRADFPLITDAENLMEANIIPEKSKEQCQKYMEPLLREGIVPVICGFLGRSIDGGSITCLGRGGSDITAFALGSFVNADEVIIVTDTSGVASADPRLIKKVKTLPRISVEEMGILAEGGAKVLHPRALYFKEGKMKAKIINFQNGDLDSNGTEIEGSFTSIIKIFSDKLCLLTVIGTQILETPGLLKEIITPLAKHRISIQGIATGRSYIGIYLLEQYAKKAYDLVHPIILKNDLLKSVSLKKDIVLLILSSRNFIETPGIIERITRPLAQNYINILEISTMKTDILLFVDWQNKDIVYKLISSSLMQMDTIDDRERGESKLSK, from the coding sequence ATAAGAGTTGTTGTAAAATTCGGAGGAACAAGTATTCAAAATACAGAAAGAATAGAAAAAGCCACTCAATCAGTTATTAAAAAATTGAGAAATGGAAATGAAGTATTGGTCGTTGTCTCTGCTATGGGCGATACTACAGATTACCTGATATCTTTACTGAGTGGAGTTACCAAGTCTGGTTACGATAGACAGGATTATAGCGAATTTGTCTCCTTTGGGGAGAGAATGAGTGCCAGACTAATGTTTACCGCTTTAAAAGCAAATGGGATAAAGACTTTTGTTTTTGATCCTATCAGAGCTGATTTTCCTCTCATTACTGATGCAGAAAATTTAATGGAGGCAAATATTATACCAGAAAAAAGTAAAGAGCAATGTCAAAAATATATGGAGCCATTATTAAGAGAGGGAATTGTTCCTGTGATATGTGGTTTTTTAGGCCGTAGCATCGATGGCGGAAGCATCACCTGTCTGGGTAGAGGAGGAAGTGATATTACTGCTTTTGCCTTAGGTAGTTTTGTCAATGCCGATGAGGTTATTATTGTCACAGATACATCAGGAGTTGCTTCTGCCGATCCTCGTTTGATAAAAAAGGTTAAAACCTTACCCAGAATAAGCGTAGAAGAGATGGGAATACTGGCAGAAGGTGGCGCAAAAGTTCTCCATCCCAGAGCATTATATTTTAAGGAAGGAAAGATGAAAGCGAAGATAATTAATTTTCAGAATGGAGACCTGGATTCTAATGGCACTGAAATAGAGGGTAGCTTTACCAGTATAATTAAAATTTTCTCGGATAAACTTTGTTTGCTTACAGTTATTGGAACTCAAATTCTGGAAACTCCTGGTCTGCTAAAAGAAATTATAACTCCTCTGGCAAAGCATAGAATCAGCATACAGGGAATTGCCACTGGCAGAAGCTACATTGGTATATATTTGCTGGAGCAATATGCTAAGAAAGCTTACGATTTAGTACATCCCATTATTTTAAAAAATGATTTATTAAAATCGGTCTCATTAAAAAAAGATATTGTCTTATTAATATTGAGTAGTAGAAATTTTATTGAAACACCTGGAATTATTGAAAGAATAACCAGACCCTTAGCGCAAAATTATATTAACATCCTGGAAATATCAACTATGAAAACTGATATCCTGTTGTTTGTTGATTGGCAAAATAAAGATATTGTCTATAAGCTAATCAGTAGTTCTCTGATGCAAATGGACACTATTGATGATAGAGAAAGGGGTGAGAGTAAATTATCTAAGTGA